One window of Sardina pilchardus chromosome 2, fSarPil1.1, whole genome shotgun sequence genomic DNA carries:
- the LOC134060382 gene encoding polymeric immunoglobulin receptor-like, whose product MATANSTKGKVTVTDYPENHFFTVTMRNLQPSTDHTHFWCAMSLTETSPYDDMRELSINYQSDPDLSVQRSEVSGEAGGNVSVLCRYSPRYRGEKKRWCRLRDQKCSAVGGFRSPADPNKGWDPQMRHDGFGTLSVEMVGVKQTDSGWYWCEVGDLQRPIYLSVTHQVASMFTSKYKIIQTPDKY is encoded by the exons ATGGCAACTGCCAATAGCACCAAAGGCAAAGTCACAGTGACCGATTACCCTGAAAATCATTTCTTTACTGTGACTATGAGAAACCTGCAGCCatccacagaccacacacatttCTGGTGTGCCATGTCACTGACTGAAACATCACCTTATGATGACATGAGGGAGCTGTCAATCAACTATCAGTCTG ATCCTGATCTGTCTGTACAGAGAAGTGAAGTGTCTGGCGAGGCAGGAGGAAATGTGAGTGTCCTGTGTCGCTATAGTCCCCgatacagaggagagaagaagagatggtGCCGTTTGAGAGATCAGAAGTGTTCTGCAGTGGGGGGGTTCAGGTCACCTGCTGACCCAAACAAGGGATGGGACCCCCAGATGAGGCATGATGGGTTTGGAACTCTGAGTGTTGAGATGGTGGGGGTGAAGCAGACAGACTCAGGCTGGTACTGGTGTGAGGTGGGAGATCTGCAGAGACCCATTTACCTCAGCGTCACACATCAAGTTGCAAGTATGTTTACATCTAAGTACAAAATTATTCAGACCCCTGACAAATATTGA
- the LOC134060894 gene encoding polymeric immunoglobulin receptor-like encodes MHFTILSSDTECYEGLKTVAKLTVKPGESITIPCMYHLTFKYYKKYWCYRSTLYYCNIMGTANSTKGKVTVTDYPENNFFTVTMRNLQPSTDYTHFWCAMSLTESSLYDDMRELSINYQSDPDLSVQRSEVSGEAGGNVSVLCRYSPRYRGEKKRWCRLRDQKCSAVGGFRSPADPNKGWDPQMRDDGFGTLSVEMVGVKQTDSGWYWCEVGDLQRPVYLSVTHEAAISVPTTSNRNSHGYTNDVK; translated from the exons ATGCattttacaatattgtcatcaGACACGGAATGCTACGAAGGCCTAAAGACTGTTGCAAAATTAACAGTTAAACCAGGGGAGTCTATCACAATCCCATGTATGTATCACCTTACATTCAAATATTACAAGAAATACTGGTGTTACAGATCTACCCTTTACTACTGTAACATCATGGGAACTGCTAATAGCACCAAAGGCAAAGTGACAGTGACCGATTACCCTGAAAATAATTTCTTTACTGTGACTATGAGAAACCTGCAGCCATCCACAGACTACACACATTTCTGGTGTGCCATGTCACTGACTGAATCATCACTTTATGATGACATGAGGGAGCTTTCAATCAACTATCAGTCTG ATCCTGATCTGTCTGTACAGAGAAGTGAAGTGTCTGGCGAGGCAGGAGGAAATGTGAGTGTCCTGTGTCGCTATAGTCCCCgatacagaggagagaagaagagatggtGCCGTTTGAGAGATCAGAAGTGTTCTGCAGTGGGGGGGTTCAGGTCACCTGCTGACCCAAACAAGGGATGGGACCCCCAGATGAGGGATGATGGGTTTGGAACTCTGAGTGTTGAGATGGTGGGGGTGAAGCAGACAGACTCAGGCTGGTACTGGTGTGAGGTGGGAGATCTGCAGAGACCCGTTTACCTCAGCGTCACACATGAAGCTGCAA TTTCCGTTCCAACCACGTCTAACCGTAACAGCCATGGTTATACCAATGATGTGAAGTAA